The sequence below is a genomic window from Bactrocera neohumeralis isolate Rockhampton chromosome 4, APGP_CSIRO_Bneo_wtdbg2-racon-allhic-juicebox.fasta_v2, whole genome shotgun sequence.
TGGCTAATACTGTCGaaaatgcgatcctttgtgcgcACCACGCCTTCCGGGTCGATTAGCAACAGATGTTTGGGTGTTTTCACCTCCAAACCGGTAAGCACGTATTGACCATGTTTACCCTGTGACTCGCGTACGAGAAAATCACCATCGTTTTCGAGCATACCCTCAGCAATTTGACGACTGATGCCCGCATGGAACCACAGTTCGGTGTTGAGTTGTGAGCGCTGCACTTCGGCGGACAGCGAAAAGGGTTCTATGTGAAGAAGAAGTATACATTAGTGGTCTAGTGTTCAGTTTGGTTTGTGTGTTGGGGACTTGTTGTGGTTTACTCACGCATATCGAAGACGTCACGCACGGGTGCTTGCGGTTGCGCACAAGCGCCCTCTGTATCGGCCATTGGGTCGAAGTTGCTGAGATTCATTTTGGTCGTGGTCTGATCCGGCGGTGGACTATTTAGGTCGATGAGATTGCTGCTGAGACGATCGCGTGGTTTCTTCAAATTCAGCTGGCCCACTTGGTGTTGAGGtaattgtgtttgttgttgctgctgctgttgtagttgctgttgttgctgctgctgttgatgttgcAGCAGCAATTGCTTTTGTAATTCCGGCGGCAGATCGTTCTCGCTCAGCAAGTCCGGCGGTAATTTGTCCGGCAAGTCATTGTAGTAGTCCTTGATATTCTCCGCCGGCGTGTTGAGGTTCAAAACAGCTTGGCTTCTGTGAGTAATGCCAGAATTTATGAAATGGAACAGGCTATGCTTAAATCTACTTTCTACTCACTTCAAGTGCTTGATTGCATTAAAGCGCAACATGAACGCTTTGCCGATTGTCAATATTAAGTCTTCGCTCTGTCCGCCGATGCACTCGAGCACGTAGCAGGCGCGCCACTCGTCCTCATTCTTGGCGATGTACGCCAGAAAGTCCAAAGTGTCCTGTGAATAGCAAACACAAATAGTAtctaacaacaaaagcaataatcaGCGCCGGCACGCATACCCATCACAGCATGTGCTCGTTGCAAGCATTCAAATTAAGTGCAAATAAGTGTATGGTATGTGAACGGTTGCTTACCGAATCGCCGCCGGATGCAAAGGATATGTGTGGCATATTGTGACTGGCTATGCGTTGGCCCGTCTCGGCGTTCACCAAATCCAGCGCACGACTTGACACGTTGATGATGACGTTTGTGCCGGCATTCTGCATGTGCGGCCGATCCGAGATGTAGTGCAGTATCTTCTTGTCCACACGCCGCTTGCCGGCCGATTTGAGGCCAGCCGCTGCACAGACACGATTGATGCATTCTCTGTGTTGTTTGGAatggaaatttatttgaatttctttcGTTTATTAaggctttattaaaaataatgtgaagATGGcctaaaaaattctaataattaGAGCGGtgctttgttttttattgatgaAGATATCCTAGGAACTCAATATATGAGAAGCTATTCATTGTCCAAACGGGATCTATAAAACAAGGGAAGCGAATTTTCCCAGATACTTATGGAAGCTTCAGACATACCAGAACACTGTACTCCGGACTATAACCGGATGCCTCTTcatgtctcctatcgaacatcTAAACAGTGAGGCctgtatgctcccagttaagaagcataatgaactcctctccaagcagtttctgcggGGGTGTTTTCGTACAAACCATCCCAACAGTCATCTGTTTGAAGCGGAACCGCCTTCTAGGAGTATAAAGAAGACCTTCCTCagctacgtcgacgacataaaataatacatcaacCAGACTTCGGATTCAACTGACTTCATACATGCTCTGACCTCCATTCACAGTGCAGCCATAAACACTGTccccgactccctctcagtgagtGGCGTACTTGGGGTCCAACCACCACCAATTGCAGACGACGAACACGAGTTGGGCGAGAACctagagtgacccttgcgcagcttcgttctggttaaattcctacttatccagaatcggcCCCGAAATACCAAATATATTTCCAGCATGCAACAAGTCCCCGCATGACTCGAACTACCTCTTTGACCGTCCAGTTAAACGTACTCATATGTCACCCCTCTTCCTATGGTACGTCCCTTTCGATGCAGCACGTTGCTCTAACGTTGGATGATCTCGATGATCTAAGTCTAAGTTCCCGTGCTGATGGCTGAATGGTCAGTGTGCGGCAACTGATCGCGAAAGATCCCCTCGGACAAGGTCGTAGGTATTAAATGCCTGCTCAAcgctctgcggacgagtgaccaaccccTTCCGGATGACTCGTGAGAATTTCAATAAACACAactaacaaatacaaaaacataaacaataacaattacataCACCTTGATGACCAGATGATGATGATTGACAGGGATAACGTCAGAGTACAAGACTCCCCTCACCAAGTCCGACGAGGACAAACACAAACACCTTGATGACCAACGCTTTGACAGGTACATATAACGTCAAAGTACAAGACTGTAGACCCCACAACCGAGTCCGACGAAGATACTCTACTCCGTTCCCATGACATTCAGGTCTAAATAACCGaaacgaactcgaatttttaaTCGGCCAAGGATTGTCATCTCGGtgccattcctcgaaattacttcaggaatgttttcagccgttacaacaacaagacATCCTCCTCGTCTACAGACCGAATGTAACGCAGCGGTACCAAACAAAGTACCCTAAACACAAATGTGGGATCATCCACCACCAAAGTATTCTTAAGTACCAACAAAAGTACACTGGAAAATCCgcataaaaaaggaagaaatcctTGAATCAAGTGAACGAATGGCGGTACCAGAAGGTAGTCTTTATAAAGAGTgtcccaaaattaacgcaagattgGAATCAAATACAGTCTTAAAGTTCTAAAGGTCACAAGATTAACGCAGATTTGCCAAGGATCAGGCTGCGGGCACCTTAGTTGACGAAGAAGACATAAAACGCCAAAAGCAGAGAAAGAATATGAAAGTTTCCTGAAAAGGAAACAATCAGAGCCTCATGTCGAAACTCGCAGGCAGTCAGGTTCCCAGAAATGAAATGGCTCACAGAATGAAGCGACGGGAACTTTGCCCAAAGAACGCAAACCGAGCACCGTACAGCAGAGATGGGTAGAAATCGACGTCATATTCTCGAGTTCAGTTTTATGCTATGTACCATAGATACTCTTAATCTAATCAATGAGTTATACATTTACTAAGATTTAGTTAGATCGGTCACTTTCGGTAGCTCCAGCGGGTCTCCATCCGGTGTTTGACTCCTCGGAAACCCCGGATTAGTTCTTTGTAGTCCTAAAATTGATTGAGACTTATACCCGCCAAGGATATCTAAAAAAGGCCTcgcctccatatacctaatataaagattttcgatcttccagttgactttataccggtTATATCGGCAAATGTGTGtgttattttaatacaattgtgtttttctaataacggtgcttagaatgaataaagtCGGGTGAAAGCTGGTCCTAGATTCCGTATAACTAACGGCCTTATGCACCTGAAGGTACTTCTCTGGTTTTAATCCTTGCAAGAGCATGAAATGCTTGGTTATacttagctctttcttacttgttttttatttttataactataCTTTGGTATAAATAACCGTTGTGACTCTATTCAAGCTTATGGCAAGTTCAATGTAGTCGGAAAATCTTCTTATCCGACTTAATTTCCCTTTTCTTTCATGTAATATCCGCTTTCGTCGGAAATATGCGCCTTGCCATATCGTTTTACCTTACCTCCCTGCCGCGAAACTTGCACCAGCGCCACACTAGCTTAGGTCGTCAAGTGCAGCGACCATAAAATACAAATCCTTACCCACTAAATCCCGCTTATACTTTAAAGCAAACACACAAGATCCACGCTAACCACAAATTTGTATGGCTGCCCGTCGAGCtactatttacatatactatatttccAAATAGGAATAAGTATCTAAGTGTGTACTCACCGCGCAACTTTGGTTCTCGTTTCGAAGTTCAGCAATTTCATTGAAGTTTTCACCTCCACGCAGCCGGTGTACTGAAAGGAGAAACAAGAAAACGAAAATAGTGAAAAAGTGAGTGCTTCTGCTGGTGGATTGCGGTTAGAACGCCGACTGCAAATACTACCGAGTCAGTCaaacagaaaaagaagataCAAGCAGGTGGCAAGGCAGTGAGGTGGTGCAGCGAACGCATTCACGCGCTGTAGAACATATGTCTGTCGGAATGAATTGGAGCTTGAGAAGCAGGTGGGCAACAAGTACGCGTCAAAATGCAACGCAAGGAAAACAAAAGACATTTTACTACGCGcataaaacgaaattaaataaaaagaaaaaagtaaccACCGACGACGGTGTAGAAAGGTGGGTAAGTGCTTCAGCGCAAAGCTGAATGAATGTGCACAGAAAGGGCAGCAGAGAGCGGCGAGCGTAGGAAATGAAcgacgacgacattggca
It includes:
- the LOC126755291 gene encoding SHC-transforming protein 1 codes for the protein MPRNGCEANGGVANEGCAYPDELIMEQGVSFNVRYTGCVEVKTSMKLLNFETRTKVARECINRVCAAAGLKSAGKRRVDKKILHYISDRPHMQNAGTNVIINVSSRALDLVNAETGQRIASHNMPHISFASGGDSDTLDFLAYIAKNEDEWRACYVLECIGGQSEDLILTIGKAFMLRFNAIKHLKSQAVLNLNTPAENIKDYYNDLPDKLPPDLLSENDLPPELQKQLLLQHQQQQQQQQLQQQQQQQTQLPQHQVGQLNLKKPRDRLSSNLIDLNSPPPDQTTTKMNLSNFDPMADTEGACAQPQAPVRDVFDMQPFSLSAEVQRSQLNTELWFHAGISRQIAEGMLENDGDFLVRESQGKHGQYVLTGLEVKTPKHLLLIDPEGVVRTKDRIFDSISHLINYHWANALPIISEDSELVLRNPVLRQTAVQQQQAQTAIAAHHHHHTQQQQQQPHAHHARSVVNS